In Acidobacteriota bacterium, one DNA window encodes the following:
- a CDS encoding antitoxin, producing MAKLDPEEKRILESVERGEWKSVPRFKREMERFQKYAKETFKKDRRINIRISNKDLLAIQKRALEEGVPYQTLISSLLHKYVSGRLIEKGSITTRLS from the coding sequence ATGGCTAAGTTAGATCCAGAAGAGAAAAGAATTCTTGAATCGGTTGAACGAGGAGAATGGAAGTCTGTCCCTCGTTTTAAAAGAGAGATGGAGCGCTTTCAGAAGTATGCAAAAGAGACTTTCAAGAAGGATCGGAGAATAAATATTAGGATATCGAACAAGGATTTGCTTGCAATTCAAAAACGAGCATTGGAAGAGGGTGTTCCTTACCAAACGTTGATTTCAAGCCTTCTTCATAAGTATGTTTCTGGTCGTTTAATTGAAAAAGGAAGCATAACTACTCGCTTAAGCTGA
- a CDS encoding BrnT family toxin, with protein MKYFEWDNEKNERLKEERGISFEEVVFHIEQGDILDILKHPNQEKYKGQQVFVIDVEGYVYSVPYLEMENKVILKTIIPSRKATKKYLGGVKSNG; from the coding sequence GTGAAATATTTTGAATGGGATAACGAGAAAAATGAAAGATTAAAAGAAGAACGGGGAATCTCTTTTGAAGAGGTTGTCTTTCATATCGAACAAGGAGATATATTAGACATCTTGAAGCATCCGAACCAGGAGAAATATAAAGGGCAGCAAGTATTTGTCATCGATGTAGAAGGGTATGTCTATTCGGTACCATATCTTGAAATGGAGAACAAGGTAATTTTGAAGACAATTATTCCAAGTCGCAAGGCTACAAAGAAATATTTAGGAGGGGTGAAAAGCAATGGCTAA
- a CDS encoding DUF2283 domain-containing protein: MIRMNESYLEVTFRHGRPVAAYYYLPRRPGQKSYRSQRIEPGMILDYSRSGQLIGIEITSPTKVTATALNRILRELGLPLIKKGDLAPLLAA, encoded by the coding sequence ATGATTAGGATGAATGAATCATACCTCGAAGTAACATTTAGGCACGGTCGTCCTGTGGCTGCATATTACTATCTCCCTCGGCGTCCTGGACAGAAAAGTTATAGGAGTCAACGCATCGAACCAGGGATGATATTGGATTACAGCAGAAGCGGTCAACTTATTGGAATTGAGATAACATCACCTACGAAAGTTACAGCCACTGCGCTAAATCGAATCCTTCGCGAACTTGGACTCCCTTTGATCAAGAAGGGAGATCTGGCGCCTTTGCTTGCTGCTTGA